GGCCGAAGTAGCTGAGCCAGCCCCGAGTACGACGAAGCCCCGCCGGTCCACAGAGGACTGACGGGGCTTCGGGCCGGGGTGGGTCAGATGCTGTCGGCCAGTTCCTGGGCACGTGCGGCAAGCGCCGTCAGGCGATTCCGGACCTTCCGCTTCTGGGTGCCGTTGAGCTTGGCCGCGTTCTTCTGCGCCTTGTCGAGTTCGCCCATGATCGTGGTGAAGTAGTTCTCAAGGCGGACTTCGGGGGTCAGCTTCGAGTCGTCATCCTTCGTGCTGCTTTCCAGCTCCTTGCCCTGGGCACGGCGTTCACGCTCAAGCTCGGTCCGGCCCTTGCGGGGCAGTTCCATTCCGTTCGTCGCGTACAGCGCGTAGACCGCTTCGGTCAGACTTGCCGGCTTCTTGCCCGTCTCCTTCTCCTTGGCCTTCAGGTACTTGGCGGCAGCATCCGGGAAGTACCGCCGCGCCTCTTCGAGTCCCGCGCCCTTGTCGGCGTCCAGCCCTCGAAGGTAGGAGACGAGTACGTCACTGTTCTTGTTCTGGACGCTTCGCTGAAGGGACTTGAGGGCATCCGCGCGGTCGACGTCGTCCGGGTTGAGCTGGGCCGCCACCCGCCGGTAGATGTCCCCGGCACGGTCCCGGGTCTTCTTGCCACCGGCCAGGAGGTCAGGGAGCCCGCTCTTGTGGACGGACTCTTTCCGCATGGCCAACTGGATCTGGGAGACCGCTTCGGCGACCTCTGCCATCTTGGCGCCCAGGGTGATGGCCTCAAGGGCGGTCTCCGCGCCCTTGTCGATCAGCGCCGCGACGTGGCTGGGGATGACGTCGCCCTCGATCGCTCCGGCGGGCTCCTCCGCCCCCTCAGCCTCCGGCGTCGCCTTGAGCGCGTCCGTCAGTTCCTCACGGAGCGCGTTCCGGAGCTTCACCGACCCGGCACCCTTGAGCCCCTTGAGGAGTCCTTCGGTCTCCGCGACCAGATCCGCGATGACCCCCGCCTCAGCCCCGTTCACCGCGTACGAGCGGGCCCGCTCAACGTTCGCCTTGATCTCTGCCGTCAGCGCGTCGTTCGTGGCCATGTGGATCTTCTCCCCTGTGTCCCGGTTCTCAATGGTGATCTCAAGCTCCGACTCGCGCAGTCGCGCGGTGCGGAACATGTCCAACGCGGCCTTCGTCGCGTCCTCTTCGGAATCGTGAGCGTTGGCGCCCTTGATCCCGCTCCCGACCCAGACGAACAACAGCCGCCACGGCAGGCGTTGACCCTTCTTCGGCATGGTTGCCCTTCTCAGGTTTCACCGCGCCCGGCGTTCCCCCCGGCCCGCGTTTTCAGAAAAACCGTAGCACCGAATCCAGATTCTTGTTACCGGATTCGGCCTACTCACGTGAGTAGCTTGGGACATGACGAAGGCCCCCCACCCGGTCGGGGTGAGGGGCGTTCCGCTACTCGCGCCTGAGAAGCCGGTCTGTGGCTTCGCGCAGCTCGGAGAAGGTGCCGTTGTTCGTGATGGTCAGGTCCGCCGGATACCCGTCAAGGTCGGTCTCACTCACGTGGTCGCCGTTGGTTCCCAGGTTCCGGACGCTGGCCCGGTTCACCCGTACGAGGGTGAACCCCCGGTTCTTCAGGGCTTCGTACTCGTTGGCGTGGCGGACGTCGGTGACGACCACCGGCATGGTCAGCACGTCGGCGGCGGCCACCTTGTCCATGGCGAGCGTCAGCCAGTAGTCGGGGTCCTGGTTACGTACCGCCTGCCCCATGCGCTGAAGGGTGCGGCGGATCTCCGGGCTCCGGACCTTGGCCTCTTCCCAGCCCCACCGGTTGACGATGTCGGCCAGGCGGACGGGGACGGGGCCGTACCCGGCGGGCTCGTACTTGACGACCGGATCGATACGGAGGGCCATCTCCTTGAGCGGGTCCGCGAAGGCCACGCGCGTGAACCCCCATGAGTGCACGAGTCGGCTGCCGACGGTGTCCTTGCCGGCCCCGGCCCGGCCCATGAGTGCGATGTTTCGGTACGGCATCCCGGTCCCTTCGGTGAGTGGTTCTCACCGGGGCTCTGGGGAGTCGATTGCCTACGGCCGGTACTGCCCGGAGTACGCGGCCCGGGTCTTGTGGTCCTCAAGGCGCTGGACTGCTTCACCAGTGCCCAGCACCGCAGCGACCACGCCCAGGATGAGCGCGGACGGCAGTTCCGGGGCGTAGTGGGCCACGAGTGCCAGGAGCGCCACGGCCACGGTGTAGATCCGGGCAGCGTGCTTCTGTACGAACTCCACGATCATGCGGATTCCCCTTGCTAGTTGCTGTGCGTGATGATGTGCGGCGCGGCGTGGGCCAGCTCGTCCACGCGGGCGTGGGTTCGCCGCTTCCGGCGGCACGCCGGGTGACGGTCAGACGTTCGGGACGCGGAGCTTGGCCCAGCTCGTGGCACCCGGCCACCCGTCCGCGTCGGCCCCGGTGTAGCCCAACTTGCTCTGCCACTTCTGGTAGGACTTCCGGTCCGCTTCCGTCCAGCGCGGTCCCGGGCCGTCCGCGTACGCGGAACACCCCTCCGCCACGAGCCGGCGACCCATGGCCGTGACGATGGGACTGTTCGGGCTCTTCCTGAAGAAGTCCGCGCCGGGGAAGGGCTCCAGAGCCTGGGAGGAGCTGCCCGCAATCTTCTTCGCGCGCTTCAGGATCTCCGGGAGCTGAGCGACCACGCGGGACCCGGGACACGACGGGTGTCCACCCCAGGCGCTTCCGCCCATGGCGTGATAGCCCAGGCCGCGCCCGTTCGGGTCGGTGGTGAGCTGAAGCGGGACGCCGTGGATCTTGTGGGCCCAGGCGAGCACTTCGGCGCACCGGGTGAGCTGGGCGTCCGTGAGCGAATCGCCCCCGCGTCCTTCGTTCTCGACGCTGAGCCATGTCCTGTTGCCGCCGGACTGGGCCCAGGCTCTGTTTGCCGTGTCCACCCACTGGCAGAGCTGACCGGCGCGGCTCGTGCCGAAGTGGGACGACGCCTGTGCGGCAGGGTTGCGGAACCAGGAATCGGTACCGCCGTAGGTTCCGTCCATGATGTGGATCACCACACCCCGGACGGAGGCTTGCCCCCCGGCCGTGTAGTTGGTTGGAATGGGCTTCCATGTTGCCCCGGTGAATCGCGCCATGCGCGCCCCCTCGTTTCGTGCCGTGCCCCCGCCCGAAGGCCGGACAGGGGCGTGCACTGGGGGTCTGGTGGGTCGATTGCCCACTACGCGAGTGCGGCCCAGAACCGGTTGGAACCGTTCTCCACGGAGGCGAGCGCGAGAGTGGCGGGGGCCGACGTCGGGGCCGTGCCGGAGAAGGAGCCATACCGCTTGACGTTGTTGAGCCCGAAGACGTTCGGCGGGGCACTGTACGCGGAGTCCGCGCAGAGCATCATGGGCCCGTCCTGGGTCGTGGTGTTGTACCTGAAGGACCACGCCACGTAGTAAGTCCCGGCAGGCAGTGACGGGCTCGTGGTGAGGGGTGCGGCCACGGTCTGGCCGCCCGCGTTGTGCACCCCGGCAACCACGGTCTCGCCGGTCAGTGCGGCTGTGGTCGCCACGCGGGTGCCGGACGCGTTGTAGACCGCTGCCCAGGAGCCGGCGAGCATGCCGCCCGCGTAACCTCCGAAGTGCCAACAGACCTTGGAAATGGTCTGGGTGCTCTTGAGGGAGACAGCCGTGACCCGTTGCGTGGCGTTGCCCGGGTAGAGGGGTGTACTCAGCCCAACCGCCGGGTCGAACGCCCATGCCTTCAGGCCGAGGTCACTGGGCTCCCACATGTGGTCCGTGGGTACTTCCGGCGGGAGCTGGGCCAGCGGCAGACGGGATGCGCCGTCCAGCGACGCGACGCCGTTCGCGGCTCCCCTGGCGGACGCGGCAACGGCGGACACGTCGGAGGCGGTAAGCGTGACGTCCGGTCCCGGCTTCCCGTTGACGGTTGTGACGGCTCCGGCCGGGACGGGGAGTTGGGACGAAGGGACCTTGCCGGTCTCGTCCAGTGCCGCCACCCCTCCCGGCGCTCCCCGGTCCGTGGCCGCGACGGCGCCGATGTCGGAGGCGAGAAGCGTAATGTCCGGAGAGCCCGCGCCCCTGCCGTTGACAGTGACGACGATGTCCGGACCCAGGCTCCCGTTGACGGAGCTGACGGAGCCCTCCCCGGGGTCGCCCTTGTCGCCCTTCGGGCCGGGGACGGTACTGGCCGGGCCCGTATCACCCGGATCACCCTTCGGCCCCGGAACCGTGCTGGCCGGCCCCGTGTCGCCCCGTTCACCCTTCGGCCCTTCCGGGCCCATGGGCCCCGGCTCACCCTGTGGCCCAGGTACGGGGACGTAGTCCGGGGTGGCCGGATCGGCGGGCGCCACATCGGCAAGGTCC
Above is a window of Streptomyces sp. NBC_01498 DNA encoding:
- a CDS encoding deoxynucleotide monophosphate kinase family protein — encoded protein: MPYRNIALMGRAGAGKDTVGSRLVHSWGFTRVAFADPLKEMALRIDPVVKYEPAGYGPVPVRLADIVNRWGWEEAKVRSPEIRRTLQRMGQAVRNQDPDYWLTLAMDKVAAADVLTMPVVVTDVRHANEYEALKNRGFTLVRVNRASVRNLGTNGDHVSETDLDGYPADLTITNNGTFSELREATDRLLRRE
- a CDS encoding peptidoglycan-binding protein — protein: MARFTGATWKPIPTNYTAGGQASVRGVVIHIMDGTYGGTDSWFRNPAAQASSHFGTSRAGQLCQWVDTANRAWAQSGGNRTWLSVENEGRGGDSLTDAQLTRCAEVLAWAHKIHGVPLQLTTDPNGRGLGYHAMGGSAWGGHPSCPGSRVVAQLPEILKRAKKIAGSSSQALEPFPGADFFRKSPNSPIVTAMGRRLVAEGCSAYADGPGPRWTEADRKSYQKWQSKLGYTGADADGWPGATSWAKLRVPNV